DNA from Fusarium falciforme chromosome 7, complete sequence:
GAACTGCTCTGCAAACTCTACACCCCGCGGCTCTGGAAAATCGTCGAGCCTAGCGAATACGGTGACCAAGTCAAGCAATCACACTCAAATCTTCATGTCTGGGAGTATGAGATGCTGCATTGCGTCCGCGAATATACTCGAAGCGTCTATGCGGCAATGTTTGCAAATTTCACTCCTGCATGGCTACCAAGCGATCAGTCGGCATCAGGTTCTGAGTCTTATAGCGGGAAGGAATTGCTCTATCCCGATAACTTTTGGACCAATCCGAATGAATACTTTTGCAACTTGGAGCTGCCGCGCAGCTGCTACCACTCGGCATCGTTTCTACACTTGCGAGGCTTCGATCTTCTGACTCACGCCCTGATATATTCAGAAAGCAACCAGGGAAGCTACAGAGACCTCCGAAAATGGTTCCTCGGTATGTCTGCGGAATGGATGAGGACCGAAGAATTCCGCGCGCCCTCTCCGGACCACTCGCTTGTACAGGACCAAGGCCCCACGTCCACTTATTGTGCAGACCTTGGAGTCCGAAGCCAATTATTTCAGAAGATTTCAACGGTTCTTGTGAGGGACGGCGTCGTGTCATATCCACAAGTTATGGGGTTGAACACGTATGTTCAGCTCCGGATATACCGACAACGAGCATGGCCCTTTTTCGAAGACGCAAGGTTCTATCCAGGGACGGACAGCTTGTGTCACTTTCCAAGCCTGGATGAACTTGCTGAGCAAGACCGTCTCGTGAAGCTGAAATTCCCCTATCCTGAAGGTGAACAACAACGGAGGAGGTCACGAAAATGGCAGGATTTTTTCGCTGGAAGGGAGTCGGAGAATGATTTCGACTGGCAGGATGGTGACGACAAGCTGGAGCGTGTGACTGGTGAGCGGATTACCATACCGCGCATCTTTGAGCGTCCAGTTACCGAGCGACTGATTCCTTTTTGGCGGTATGGGATGCCGATGAGGACGGAGTAGGAAGTTGAGCAACATGAATTTTCGGTTTAGGCGCTAGGAGGTTGGTACAAAGGCGTTGGTGACAGAGTCAATTATTTTGAGGAAACCGTGCACAGTCAAAGAGACTGTTCAGGTGAAAACCTCACTTCAATCGATGCACATATACCCCTATGCCCCAACGCTCGCTTCTTTCTAACCGCCGCAGAGGACGATCCTGTCTCAGTTAATTCCTTTGACGGCGGCTGACTGTAGCATGCCCATACAGGCGAGAGCAGAGACAGCGGAGAACTTCATCTTGTCTGTTGAGTTGCCATTAATATGGAAAGAACCGCATATGAGCTCACGGGGTTTTTTACCTCGTTGACAATAAGGGCAATGGGGCAAGTTGTAGAGCTGGGCAGGAGGTGAGGGTATCGAAGAGGTAGGTAAGGAGGAATGTTGTTATTCGAGTTGGTTCTTCCGCTTCCATTGTGAAAATTCGGCTCCTCTTATGCTTGTTCGACCTCACGGCTCTTGGCAAACAATCACCGTGATCTACCAATTCATCGCCGACGACCCGAAGGGCTCCGGGAATCATCGAATCGCAGGTTGATCCATCAGCACTAATGCCAACTCATGTCCCGTTGGCCATGCATCTTGTGGAGTTTGGCCGATGATCGTGATATAGGCTACGTCATATAGAGTCTGGCATTATACGAGGACTATTTCCGTCCACCTATCCAGGACCTTTGCTCGAGGCGTGTCTCTTCAGTAATGCCAAGCCGAGTAGGACGGACACTTTCTCCAGAAAGCAGGTGACATGAGCGACAAGCAGTACAACCTGGATTGTTGCCGGATATGAGGGTTTGCCAGTTTGCATCTTCTACGTCTATAAGCCTATCTCTACAGGTAAGTTCGCATTTGTTTGGTGTGTTGTATGTGAGCTATTACATGCTATGACAAAAGTTTAGCTTAAGGCTGCCTCAGGGTACCTAGAAACAGGATGACAAACCATATAATTAACCGCCCCTCACTTCGATAGGGTTGAGGTCAAAGAATCCAAGCCTTTTTGGACTGGATCAAGTGGTTGGGAGGACTTCAGGTCGGGGGTTGGCTTTGTCTGTTCCGAGAGGGCATTGCCAATCCCAAGACCACCACAGGTGCCGATTTGCTTAGAGCAGAACATCCCATCTAAACAAGGATACATGCCGATTTCTCACGGTGATGAGGTGAAAGGTATCTGTATTTGCCGCGATAGCGGGCAGCGGCATCAATAATCTCCCGCTACCGCCCTATGCTAACCTTGCTTGTTTCAGGCCTGCTCAGTGCCACCGCTCCTACGTGAAAGGGGATCTGTAGACACCGGAATCACCGGGGAATCGACAAACCCAAAGATTTAGTCAATAGAAGTATCCTATAGGAGCTGTGTAGGTTCTGGGGTGGAAGTATGGAGTATGTGAGCCATGGGGCGGAGGTTTACCAGCTTGCCGGCGACTTAGCGAATGACTCCAAGGGTATAAAAAGAAGGTTTCATTTTGCTATCACTTTTAGGGTAGAGAATTGTTTAAAGAATTTTAGAGAGACACTTGTAGTGAAACGTGGTGCTTAACGTTTTTGCCTATgttaggtttaataaaaaccagAAAAGATATCTCCGTGAGCTATAGACGTGATTTATTTGTTCAGAAGGCCATAATTACTCCAAGAAATTTTGTCACCTTTCTTTAACAACCGGAAAAACTTGAAGAGAATCGAAGTCAGCAATGAATGACTTGAAGAAACCCGACCAATTCGGTTGTTGATATAGGGTATCCCACCCTTTTTTTAGAGTGTAGTTATAACGGTTAAAATAAAGTCCGTCTCCGTGCTGACTGCTGCCCAACGCGATGGCGCGTCTTCTACCTCCAACAAACAGCGAAGTCCAAGGGTAATCAGCGACTGTATGAGATAACGATGTTGGACAGACTAAAATCTCTTTTCTCAAGCAAGCGAAGATGTGGAGTGTGTCTCTTTAAGCTGGAGTCTGGCGTTGGATCGCTCAAGCTCGACGTTGACAGCTCTCCAGACTTTCTCTTCGCAGAGTCTGACTATCACGAATTTACGCGCGATGACCTTGGTAAATCAGCCAACCGTGGATGCCGGAGGTGTAAAAGCATCATGTCAACATTCGACTCGTACGGGGCCAACTTCTTAACAGCAAGGTGGTGGCCGGGACAGCCAGGAATGAGGGAGCCTTATCTGGAACTGGTGGAGGCCAGTTTGAAGTTTGAACTCAATGCACTCCCCAAGACCGACACCGCTCTGCTAGAACGAGATCCTAGCGTCAACTCATTTCATCCGTGTATTCGCCATGGGTTCAGAGTTGCTGGCAGCAACAGAGACGACAAGTGCCTTGACCAAGCAGCTGCTTGGTTAACCTCATGTCGTCAACACCATGACGATTGTCGCCCCAACGAGGTGTCATTTTGTCCCACCAGACTGCTATTTCTTGGGGACGAAAATACGGAAATGATCAAGTTGATCGAGAATCCCCCCAAGGAAACAACCTACGTTGCGCTCAGCCACCGCTGGACAGAGGAGACACTCAAAGTTAGGTTGGTGCACAGCAATCACTCTGAAAGGCTTTCTAGTGGCTTCCCACTTGAAAGATTTCCTCCAATGATGCAGGATGTGATCTACCTGCTTCGCAGACTTGGAATCATGCATGTTTGGATAGATTGCATGTGCATCATCCAAGACGACCGCGAGGATTGGCGACGCGAAGCAGCAACCATGGCATCTGTTTATTCTAATGCTGAGCTCACCGTCGCCGCTACCATGGCAGGGGAAAGCCTCTTCAGCCGTCGCGATGGCAAAGATCATACCCAAGTCGATGTTGATGACACCGACGAGACACTCATCTTCTTGCGCCGCAGTCTTCCGCATTTCACGTGGCAAGATATGGAGTATGACTGGTTCGAAAGCGACGAATTTGTGGACGCAGAACGAGAATGGCCCCTACTTTCTCGCGGCTGGACGTACCAAGAGCAACTACTCTCCAAAAGGACACTGCACTTCACAAGACACGAGATCATATGGGAATGCAACAACGCTATGGAGTGTGAATGCGGCTGGTATATGCATTCTGGCATATTAGAAATGCCTGGAACGACACAAAAGAAGCAGTCTGTCGAGTCCAAATCGTGGAATCAGATTGTCAAGGAGTATTCAAAGAGAGAGCTCACCTTCGGCACCGACAAGTTACCCGCCCTGGCAGGAATTGCCAAGGCCTTCAGTGAAGGGAACGATGACCTGGGACAATATGCCTGCGGAATGTGGGAACAGCAACTGGAAAACTCGTTCTTCTGGTCCCTTGCGGAGGACCCGAAGCCGAAGCCTGATAGCAGCTCTTTGCCTTCGTGGTCGTGGGCGTCTGTGTTCGGGAACGTTTCTTGCTGGGAGGTGTCGGTTGAGAATGTCGAATTTCTGGGAGTGAGCGTGTCGTACAACGGCGAGCCGCTCATGGGCGAGGCAACAGAGGCGGTTGTGACCTTGTCTGGACCTTTGGTCCAAGCCACGCTTGAGTACGGTCAGAAATCATTGGACGGTGTTGAGGCATCTTTGACAACAGGAGATGAGAGCCCTGATCTTGTCAGCAGCCAGGGAGGTCGTCACTATAGGCTTCGAGTCGGCGAAAAGTTCTCGACCTTTCGTCCAGATTACACCCTCGACAATCCCGGCCCAGCAACCATCCCGCTTGGCTCTCCAGCATTCTGCCTCATCTTTGGCAGAAGCACCTCGAGCTCATTTGACCCCGAAGAAGGCATTACAGACGAACATACTGCTGCTTGTTTCCTCGTTCTCACACCTGTTGACGAGACTAACACTGTGTTCCGACGCATCGGTCTCTTTGACGGCAGTTGTGAGGATGGGGAAGATGTTTGGGAACTGGAACCACTGTTGGAATTGTCGCAAAAGAAGCAAGTGACTCTGATATAGCCGGCAGACCCAAGAATATGCTGTTTGGAGCTGGGCCTGTAAACTTCTTTGTGTTCATATTGACTATTGGGCTCATGACATTCTCACAGCTAGTGTTCGAGATCCCTATAACCTTACTTGTGCAATCTAATCGAGTAGATACTCCTCCAAAACAACCTTCTCATCCTTTATATCCTGCTCTAGGTCACCATTATACTTCATGAGACTGTGCACATAAGCCTGCCCAACGACTCCCCATGTCGATTTGTAAAGGTCCCATTTGTTTTCTGTGTCCGCCAGCCATCGAACTCCGCCGTGATCTCTTTTATGCAAGACAAACGGAACCtggctgccgaggaggactACGACTAGATCACCCACTTGGGTGTTCTCGTGGCCGAGACCGAAATCGCcgttctcgaggaggaaTATTCTGCGTTCCTCACAAGCATCATCCCGGATGCGGCAGTATTGCGCGTGAAGCTCTGTAGGTTCCGGTTCCGTGTGACGACTCATGTTGTAGCCGGTGAAGGATTCATCTTCCGAGGCGAAATGGCTCCACCAAGACCACGTCCACACTTTTTCCGAGTAATTCTTGGTATTCCAAACCCTCCAATCAGCTGGTTCGGTCTCCCAGGCGCCTCCCGTGATTGTCTGGGCAAATCTCTTTGACATCTCTGGATCTTCCCACGGACCTCCAACGAGTGACTCCCACTCCTCGAACAGCTCGACGTAATTCGGTCGCCCAAAAGATATGAACCATGAGTTGACGCATGTACCGACCTTGACAACCTTGCTTACTGTGAAACCTTGAGCAGAGATGACGGATGGTGCCTCGAGGTCAACTCGAATCCGCGCTTCAAGCCCATCAGAGGCCGAGTGACGGGCTCGTTGCAACGGATAAAAGTCAGGACTATCTAGGCCTCCTGTCCAAAAAGGAACTATGCCGTGCACGGAATGATTTGGTTCGAAGAATTCAGTGTCCCAATCGTAGCACCAACGGGCTTCCGTGTACCTGCTCTCAGCAAGAGCTAGGGGGAGAAGTGTCTTGTACTTGGCCATGGTTGCTTTAGCAAATGCCATCCATAGCTTGTCACGATTCATTTTATAATCGATTGGAAGCCCTTCCAGCTTTCCAGACTTGATCAACCCCAGAAAAGCGTAAATCCTGTCATAGGGAACAGTGCACTGGCGAAGGCGAAGTTTGTATGCAAGTCCAAAGAGACCTATTGGTGGGTCTTGATACGACGGGTTTCGCATCTCGAATACTTGCTCGAGGTAACTTGCCAGGGCATAGTTAACTTGGAGCCAGTGTCGGGTTGTTTGTCGGACCAAGAGGTGTGCAAAGTCGAAGAAGGGAATAGTGTAAGAGCCGCAGCACAAGATCGCATTCCCAGCAAGGACGACTTCTTGTACCGTCCATGCACGAGACCAGTACTGTTCAAAGTCATTAGCATAGGCTGATAAAATAGTTTCGCTCTCCTTACTGGTCTTTTAATCATCTCGTTGAGGCATGCAATCCATTCTCCAGGTTCATTCCAAATTTCTTTCTCGGCGTCAGGATCGTGACAAGCAAGAAGTCGTTGGATCTGTTCAAACGCCAAGCCAGTGTGATCCTTTTCTTTGCCTATCCAAACGAGAACTTGTTTGGCATTACGGTATATATCCTGCATTCTTTGCACTTGAACACTCTTCTCGTCAGGATCATTCTGGTTAATGCATATTGCATCAATCTTGACACTCAAACGTTAGCTATCGGTTAGTACGGGGAGAAGGACACTTACCCAAAGAGACCTGCTCTCATTCTCTAGACAAAATTGCTCCAACGCATCATGCAAGTCTGCTGTCACTTTGACCTGCTGCCCATTTAGGAGAATCGTCTTGGTCTTGTAGTGCCTTCCCCAGCAGTAGCTGAGAGCTTCATAACTGCACTCATCCCAGCTCGTTTCAATGAGCTGGGCAGTGACAGAGATATGATCAGAGGTATTTGATGGTGCAAGGCGAACAATTCGAATGCTTGTCGGGTCGTCGCTCAGGGGTGCGTAGATGTTGGAGGCCATGATTATTCTTGCGCTTGAAGGTAAGGGTGAGATTAACGAGCATCAAAGAATGGCTATGATGTACTACTCATTGTGACTCTCTATTATGAGAACAAAAATGACAAAAATGATTGAGAAAGAAGAGGTTATTGAGATACCGCGAATCTCAAGGATGAAAGCAAAAATCGTCAGCACTAACCCTCTACGGAATGGTCATCGGCGTTCATCCTCAAAGGGGTTTAATAATCATAGCACATGGCACGGACGCATTTGTCAAGGATCACGGAGTCAGGTGATAGGCAGCTGATCTCAAGTTTATGATTGGTATGGTGGTCAGTGGCATACTAGTTAATTCGGAGACGAAACTTAAGCACACTAAAATCCATGTCCGTTTTTCGAGCTAAGCTCCTGCCGCTCTCAGCTGAGTTAGTGCTAAGTTCGGGCTAAGGTGCCTAAGTAGGCCTATTCTTGGGATCACATAGTACTCTACGCCCCGTTTCaactgctaatataaacctatcAGGTTACGGTTTACTACGTTGGGAACCTTGACCGTCACACCTGAACCCTTATACCTCCTTACCTTAGAGAAGTACCTTGTAGAGTGAGAGGGTATAATTTAGTTTCGCTCATAGTTGTCATCGAGGCAGCAATTGCCAGCTTACTTCGCCTTAAGTCTCCAAATCTTCCTGCAGATGCGGACGCGGACTCTTCTTAGTTGAAAGGAAACGAGGCCTGTTTTGAAAATGTCTAGAGGGTGTGAACGACAACAAAATAATTTCATGCAATCATAATGTGACCTAGCTTCAGGACTTGgaataatttctaaatatccTACTAGACATCATAGTGGTCATCCTTTGGTACCTCTCTTATGCGTAGTTGCCGTGACCAGGTAACCTAGGTACCAGATATTCGATCTTAAGAACAGTATCCTCAAAACATGGTCTCCTCCAAGTACTTAACGACGAAGTCGGGCAGATCTCTATACCCCTCAATTTTCCCCGAGACAATGAGATCGTTCAGGGTAGCCTTCTGATAACCAGGAACTTCCCAGACATCTGAGGATAGCATTGCCATCAGTTCTCCTGTTCCCCAGATCTTGCGACAAAACCAAGCAAGAGCAAAAATTTCTCCAGCCTCAACACAATTTTTGAACGCCGTCTGGACCTTCTCTAAGCTGTGGATGGTTATCTCTGGTTCTGCGCCGTTCTTTTGTGTCATAGCGACCGCAATTTCGTCTCCGGTGGGAGCAAGCTCAGTTAAGCTAATGGTGCGATTCTGGATCTTGGCGATTTCGTTCGCCGTAAAGATTGACACGTATGCAGCCGCGACGTAATCTCTTGTGCTGTGCGTAGCGTACATGAGCTATTTAGCTAGACGAGAACACAGAGACAGGTTAAGGGCGACGGCATTTTGTACTTACGTCATGttggccttttccttggCTGAATTAGCAGTGTGCACGAGTCTGTTACGAGCGAGATCAATCCCCATTGCGCTGTCACATTCAGACGAGTCAGTTGAGGTGCAGTCTGGGAGGGGCAATAATAGAGTGACCTACCAGCAACCAAGAGTGAATTCGGCGAAGTTTCCAATCAACACAGCGGTCATCGGAATACCTGCATCTCGGACTGCCCGCTGGAGATCATCCTTTtccttgatgatggggaCAAAATTTCCTTCCTCGCCGTACCGAAGACCCAAATCGGAGGGCACAAAGAGTTTGACGTTGGTTCTGGGTATGGCCTTAACGAAGCCATGCTCCTTGTTCACGTCTCTATCTCCTACGAGTGAGCTATCGTTAGGAGAAAAGGCATTAGATAAAACCTCCGAACAGGATGCAGATCTATTAATTATCGGAAAACTCACAGCACGATATCAATGTTCTGGAGCGCATTGACCAGCGCATCTTCGTCAAAGACATCTACCTCAATCTTGGGGACGCTAGCGGGTAGAGCGGAAGTATCCGAGCCTGCACGATGCAGGACCGTGATAGGTGCCCCTGAAGCAATCAGGGCAGCAACAATTCGGGTAGTGGCCCAACCGCGATGGCCGTAGACGGCAATTCGGTTGAAGGACATATCAACGAATGAAAGGAGCGGGACGAGAAGACAACTGTATAATTAGACTTGAGTTTATTTTACTACTTAAGAACTAGGCACAATGGCGTAAAGTAAGTTGGGCTACTATACTTATAGCCCTGCTCAACCACAATTTACCTTAATACTTCTCACCTGATGCAATCGGCATTCGCAACTATGTGGAGTGTGAACCTACAAGTTTCCCTCTCATCTATATCCACCACCGCCCATTGACTGGCCGAATTTCATCAGACAATCCTTAAAATAGGTAGTGTGGCCGAGGCTAACCCTTTTTACTTTTTCATCTACGACAACCGCGCGGTGTGTGAGTCATACGGCCCAAGTTTTGCATGGGACCACATGCTCGACCAACCTTGAAGAATTGTGTCAAACTTGTGACTCGAGCTAACAAAGCTCGCTTTCCTAATCGGGAGAGAACCCGAGGGGGTTGGGAGATCAAAGACTCGAGTGGGGATCAATGACTAAACTTTTGAGGCCCGGCTACGCAAATCTTATAACATGGCAGAAGTGACTTGATTGAATACCTTGGCTACTTACGGCGTCTCCTTTTATGAGGTGTGGCCCCTAGCTAGGGGTTAGAATAGCTGGAATCTACGTATAAATACGGGCTAG
Protein-coding regions in this window:
- a CDS encoding HET domain-containing protein, translated to MASVYSNAELTVAATMAGESLFSRRDGKDHTQVDVDDTDETLIFLRRSLPHFTWQDMEYDWFESDEFVDAEREWPLLSRGWTYQEQLLSKRTLHFTRHEIIWECNNAMECECGWYMHSGILEMPGTTQKKQSVESKSWNQIVKEYSKRELTFGTDKLPALAGIAKAFSEGNDDLGQYACGMWEQQLENSFFWSLAEDPKPKPDSSSLPSWSWASVFGNVSCWEVSVENVEFLGVSVSYNGEPLMGEATEAVVTLSGPLVQATLEYGQKSLDGVEASLTTGDESPDLVSSQGGRHYRLRVGEKFSTFRPDYTLDNPGPATIPLGSPAFCLIFGRSTSSSFDPEEGITDEHTAACFLVLTPVDETNTVFRRIGLFDGSCEDGEDVWELEPLLELSQKKQVTLI
- a CDS encoding HET domain-containing protein, giving the protein MASNIYAPLSDDPTSIRIVRLAPSNTSDHISVTAQLIETSWDECSYEALSYCWGRHYKTKTILLNGQQVKVTADLHDALEQFCLENESRSLWIDAICINQNDPDEKSVQVQRMQDIYRNAKQVLVWIGKEKDHTGLAFEQIQRLLACHDPDAEKEIWNEPGEWIACLNEMIKRPYWSRAWTVQEVVLAGNAILCCGSYTIPFFDFAHLLVRQTTRHWLQVNYALASYLEQVFEMRNPSYQDPPIGLFGLAYKLRLRQCTVPYDRIYAFLGLIKSGKLEGLPIDYKMNRDKLWMAFAKATMAKYKTLLPLALAESRYTEARWCYDWDTEFFEPNHSVHGIVPFWTGGLDSPDFYPLQRARHSASDGLEARIRVDLEAPSVISAQGFTVSKVVKVGTCVNSWFISFGRPNYVELFEEWESLVGGPWEDPEMSKRFAQTITGGAWETEPADWRVWNTKNYSEKVWTWSWWSHFASEDESFTGYNMSRHTEPEPTELHAQYCRIRDDACEERRIFLLENGDFGLGHENTQVGDLVVVLLGSQVPFVLHKRDHGGVRWLADTENKWDLYKSTWGVVGQAYVHSLMKYNGDLEQDIKDEKVVLEEYLLD